A genomic region of Enterococcus sp. 12C11_DIV0727 contains the following coding sequences:
- the gatA gene encoding Asp-tRNA(Asn)/Glu-tRNA(Gln) amidotransferase subunit GatA: MEKLYDKSLTELHDLLVSKEITATDLTHATLNRINETEKDVDSFITISDEKALELAKAIDLKGITESNPLAGIPIGIKDNIVTKDILTTVASKMLHNFNPIYDATVMDKVYQADMIPVGKLNMDEFAMGASTETSYFKKTKNAWDHSKVPGGSSGGSAAAVAAGQIPVSLGSDTGGSIRQPASFNGIVGMKPTYGRVSRFGLIAFSSSLDQIGPMTRNVQDNALALNAISGFDEKDGTSAGASVPDFTAGLTGDIKGMKVALPKEYLGEGVDAGVREAVLKAAETFKALGATVEEVSLPHSKYGVAVYYIIASSEASSNLQRFDGIRYGYRSENVKNLEDVYVNSRSEGFGIEVKRRIMLGTFSLSAGYYDAYFKKAGQVRTLIKQDFDNVFEKYDIIIGPASPTVAFGLGENINDPITMYMNDLLTIPVNLAGLPGMSVPAGFSEGLPVGLQIIGKPFDESTMYKAAYAFEQATDFHTKKPVILGGND, from the coding sequence ATGGAAAAATTATATGATAAGTCACTAACAGAATTGCATGATTTACTTGTTTCTAAAGAAATCACTGCAACAGATTTAACACATGCTACGTTAAATCGTATCAATGAGACAGAAAAAGACGTGGATTCGTTTATTACGATCAGCGATGAAAAAGCCTTAGAATTAGCGAAAGCTATCGACCTGAAAGGCATCACAGAATCAAATCCTTTAGCTGGTATTCCAATCGGAATCAAAGATAACATCGTAACCAAAGATATTTTGACAACAGTAGCGTCAAAAATGCTCCACAACTTTAATCCAATCTATGATGCAACAGTAATGGATAAAGTCTATCAAGCAGATATGATCCCTGTTGGGAAATTGAACATGGATGAATTTGCGATGGGCGCAAGTACAGAAACATCATACTTTAAGAAAACGAAAAACGCTTGGGATCATTCCAAAGTTCCTGGTGGTTCTTCAGGTGGTTCAGCAGCAGCTGTCGCAGCAGGACAAATCCCAGTTTCTTTAGGAAGCGATACTGGCGGAAGTATTCGCCAACCTGCTTCATTCAATGGCATCGTTGGAATGAAACCGACTTATGGACGTGTTTCACGTTTTGGTTTGATTGCATTTTCTTCAAGTTTAGATCAAATTGGTCCAATGACAAGAAACGTTCAAGACAATGCTTTAGCTTTAAATGCTATTAGCGGTTTTGATGAAAAAGATGGTACATCTGCTGGCGCGTCTGTTCCTGACTTTACAGCTGGTTTAACAGGTGATATCAAAGGCATGAAAGTGGCTCTGCCTAAAGAATATCTTGGTGAAGGTGTGGATGCTGGCGTTCGTGAAGCAGTTCTGAAAGCAGCAGAAACATTTAAAGCGTTAGGCGCAACAGTCGAAGAAGTTAGTTTACCGCATTCTAAGTATGGGGTTGCTGTGTATTATATTATCGCTTCATCAGAAGCAAGTTCAAACTTACAACGTTTCGATGGTATTCGTTATGGTTACCGTTCAGAAAACGTAAAAAATCTTGAAGATGTTTATGTAAATTCTCGATCTGAAGGATTCGGTATCGAAGTAAAACGTCGTATTATGTTAGGTACTTTCTCATTAAGTGCTGGTTATTACGATGCCTACTTCAAAAAGGCTGGACAAGTTAGAACCTTGATTAAACAAGACTTTGATAATGTTTTTGAAAAATACGATATCATCATTGGTCCTGCTTCACCGACTGTAGCATTTGGTTTAGGAGAAAATATCAATGATCCAATTACCATGTACATGAATGACTTATTGACGATTCCAGTGAACTTAGCTGGACTACCTGGTATGTCAGTACCAGCAGGATTTTCAGAAGGCTTGCCAGTCGGCTTACAAATTATTGGGAAACCATTCGATGAAAGTACGATGTATAAAGCAGCGTATGCATTTGAACAAGCAACGGATTTCCATACGAAAAAACCTGTGATCTTAGGGGGGAATGACTAA
- a CDS encoding deoxynucleoside kinase has product MAVIVLAGTIGAGKSSLTEIISEHLGSEAFYESVDDNEVLPLFYADPKKYAFLLQIYFLNKRFDSIKQALSHENNILDRSIYEDSLLFHLNADLGRANETEVKVYDSLLENMLQELPYAAQKKRPDLLVHIKISFPKMLERIKRRGRIYEQVEQDPALYDYYKELNSRYETWFEEYNESPKIQIDGDQYDFIESEEAKNQVIQLIEQKLAEIH; this is encoded by the coding sequence ATGGCAGTGATCGTTTTAGCAGGCACAATTGGTGCAGGAAAATCTAGTTTAACAGAAATTATTTCAGAACATTTAGGATCGGAGGCTTTTTATGAATCAGTGGATGATAATGAAGTTTTACCTTTATTTTATGCAGATCCTAAAAAATATGCCTTTTTACTACAAATCTATTTCTTAAATAAACGCTTTGATAGTATTAAACAAGCCCTTTCTCATGAAAATAATATCTTGGATCGCTCGATCTATGAAGATTCTTTATTATTTCATTTAAATGCAGATTTAGGGAGAGCAAATGAAACAGAAGTAAAAGTTTATGATTCGTTATTAGAGAATATGCTGCAAGAATTGCCATATGCGGCTCAAAAAAAGCGACCAGATTTATTAGTGCATATTAAAATATCTTTTCCAAAAATGTTGGAACGAATCAAAAGACGGGGCCGGATTTATGAACAAGTAGAACAAGATCCAGCGTTATATGATTACTATAAAGAGTTAAATAGCCGTTATGAAACATGGTTTGAAGAATATAATGAGAGTCCGAAAATCCAAATCGATGGCGATCAGTATGATTTTATTGAAAGCGAAGAAGCAAAAAATCAAGTGATTCAACTAATTGAACAGAAGTTAGCTGAAATCCACTAA
- the gatB gene encoding Asp-tRNA(Asn)/Glu-tRNA(Gln) amidotransferase subunit GatB, with protein sequence MNFETVIGLEVHVELKTNSKIFSPAPAHFGAEPNSNTNVIDWGYPGVLPVMNKQALEFGMKAALALNCEISKDTHFDRKNYFYPDNPKAYQISQFDQPIGHDGWIDIEVEGKTKRIRIERVHLEEDAGKNIHGDGGYSYVDLNRQGTPLIEIVSEADMRSPEEAYAYLEAIRSIILFTGVSDVKMEEGSMRCDANISLRPYGQEEFGTKAELKNLNSMSFVKKGLAFEEKRQAKVLLSGGEIQQETRRFDETTNKTLLMRVKEGSSDYRYFPEPDVPRFAIDDEWIEKVRHSLPEMPASRRARYIKELGLPEYDAMVLTLTKEMSDFFEAALNEGADAKQVSNWLMGEVSAYLNSEKIELADTKLTPANLAGMITLVADGTISSKIAKKVFKELIENGGDAKEVVEAKGLVQLSDPSQLLPIINEVLDNNQQSVDDFKNGKDRAVGFLVGQIMKATKGQANPGVVNKLLQEELAKR encoded by the coding sequence ATGAATTTTGAAACTGTCATTGGACTTGAGGTCCATGTAGAATTAAAGACAAATTCTAAAATCTTTTCACCTGCGCCAGCTCATTTTGGTGCAGAACCAAATAGCAATACTAATGTGATCGACTGGGGTTACCCAGGCGTATTACCTGTTATGAATAAACAAGCACTTGAATTTGGCATGAAAGCAGCGCTTGCGTTAAATTGTGAGATTTCAAAAGACACTCATTTTGACCGTAAAAACTATTTCTACCCAGATAATCCCAAAGCTTATCAAATTTCGCAATTCGATCAACCAATCGGTCACGATGGCTGGATCGACATCGAAGTGGAAGGCAAAACAAAACGCATTCGTATTGAACGTGTCCATTTAGAAGAAGATGCTGGTAAAAATATTCACGGTGACGGCGGTTATTCTTATGTTGATTTAAACCGTCAAGGTACACCACTGATCGAAATCGTTTCAGAAGCTGACATGCGTTCACCAGAAGAAGCCTATGCATATTTAGAAGCTATTCGTTCAATCATTCTATTTACAGGCGTTTCAGATGTAAAAATGGAAGAAGGGTCAATGCGTTGTGATGCGAACATTTCTTTACGTCCTTATGGCCAAGAAGAATTCGGTACAAAAGCAGAGCTTAAAAACTTAAACTCAATGAGTTTTGTAAAAAAAGGTCTTGCCTTTGAAGAAAAACGCCAAGCAAAAGTGTTGCTATCTGGTGGAGAAATCCAACAAGAAACACGTCGCTTTGATGAAACAACCAATAAGACATTATTGATGCGTGTCAAAGAAGGATCAAGTGATTACCGTTACTTCCCAGAACCAGATGTGCCACGTTTTGCGATCGATGATGAATGGATTGAAAAAGTTCGTCATAGCTTACCAGAAATGCCGGCCTCTCGTCGTGCTCGTTATATTAAAGAATTAGGCTTACCAGAATACGATGCAATGGTTCTAACACTAACTAAAGAAATGTCTGACTTCTTTGAAGCTGCTTTAAATGAAGGTGCGGATGCGAAACAAGTGTCTAACTGGTTGATGGGTGAAGTTTCAGCATATCTAAACAGCGAAAAAATCGAATTGGCAGACACTAAATTAACACCTGCCAACTTAGCTGGCATGATTACTTTAGTAGCAGATGGAACGATTAGTTCGAAAATCGCTAAAAAAGTCTTCAAAGAGTTGATCGAAAATGGCGGAGATGCCAAAGAAGTGGTTGAAGCTAAAGGGTTAGTTCAATTATCTGACCCATCACAATTACTACCGATCATCAATGAGGTACTAGATAATAATCAACAATCTGTCGACGATTTCAAAAATGGAAAAGATCGTGCAGTTGGCTTTTTAGTTGGTCAAATCATGAAAGCTACAAAAGGCCAAGCCAATCCAGGTGTTGTTAACAAATTACTTCAAGAAGAATTAGCAAAACGCTAG
- the ligA gene encoding NAD-dependent DNA ligase LigA, which produces MAEFTLTLAEATDKAKELRAQLNQYSHEYYVADKPTVEDYVYDRLYKELVDIETEYPDLITSDSPTQRVGGKILQGFEKVTHEVQMYSLNDGFSKEDIYDFDERVQKLAGKQVGYCCELKIDGLAISLKYENGKFVQGATRGDGTVGENITENLKTVKSIPLELKKPISVEVRGECYMPKQSFVNLNKEREEAGQDVFANPRNAAAGSLRQLDTSMVAKRNLSTFLYTVADFGPMTAQTQFDALNELSEIGFRTNPEKKLCQTIDEVWAYIEEYHEKRIELPYEIDGIVIKANEFTIQDELGFTVKAPRWAIAYKFPPEEAQTVVEEIEWTIGRTGVVTPTAVMQPVRVAGTTVSRASLHNADFIAMKDIRLNDTVIIYKAGDIIPEVAQVLTEKRDDSSQPYQIPTHCPVCNSELVHLDEEVALRCINPKCPAQIKEGLNHFVSRNAMNIDGLGPRVLEQMYDTNLVADVADLYFLTEEQLMTLEKIKEKSANNIYKAIAASRDNSVERLIFGLGIRHVGSKAAKVLAEHFGDLWAISKATKEEVVALDSMGEIIADSLVTYFDNEEVHELMDELTKAGVNFNYKGIRTAQLEAVESPFKDKTVVLTGKLTHYNREEAKEKIENLGGKVTGSVSKKTDIVVAGEDAGSKLTKAQDLGSEVWDEQQMVTAIDNSYTKEEDE; this is translated from the coding sequence ATGGCGGAATTTACATTAACATTAGCCGAAGCGACAGACAAAGCAAAAGAGTTACGGGCGCAGCTTAATCAATATTCTCATGAGTATTATGTAGCTGATAAGCCGACCGTAGAAGATTATGTGTATGATCGCTTGTATAAAGAATTAGTCGACATAGAAACTGAATATCCAGACTTGATCACTTCTGATTCACCAACGCAACGAGTTGGCGGTAAGATTTTACAAGGTTTTGAAAAAGTTACCCATGAAGTTCAGATGTATAGTTTGAATGATGGTTTTAGTAAAGAAGATATTTATGATTTTGACGAGCGTGTCCAAAAATTAGCAGGGAAACAAGTTGGTTACTGCTGTGAGCTGAAAATAGATGGTCTAGCGATTTCATTAAAATATGAAAATGGAAAGTTCGTTCAAGGGGCAACCCGTGGAGATGGCACAGTTGGTGAAAATATCACGGAAAATTTAAAAACAGTTAAGTCAATTCCTTTAGAATTGAAAAAGCCAATTTCAGTGGAAGTCCGTGGCGAATGTTACATGCCAAAACAATCATTTGTTAATTTAAATAAAGAGCGTGAAGAAGCAGGACAAGATGTTTTTGCTAATCCAAGAAATGCCGCTGCTGGTAGTTTACGTCAATTGGATACAAGTATGGTGGCTAAACGAAATCTCAGCACTTTTTTATATACAGTGGCCGATTTTGGACCAATGACGGCACAAACTCAATTTGACGCATTAAATGAATTATCAGAAATTGGATTTAGAACCAATCCTGAGAAAAAATTATGTCAAACAATTGATGAAGTTTGGGCTTATATTGAAGAATACCATGAAAAACGGATAGAATTACCTTATGAGATTGACGGAATCGTGATCAAGGCCAATGAATTTACGATTCAAGATGAATTAGGTTTCACTGTAAAAGCTCCTCGTTGGGCGATTGCATATAAGTTTCCGCCAGAAGAAGCACAAACAGTAGTGGAAGAAATCGAATGGACGATCGGTCGGACTGGTGTTGTAACGCCAACGGCTGTGATGCAACCAGTTCGAGTAGCAGGAACGACTGTGAGTCGTGCAAGCTTGCATAATGCTGATTTTATTGCGATGAAAGATATTCGTTTGAATGACACTGTGATCATTTACAAAGCAGGCGATATTATTCCAGAAGTTGCTCAAGTCTTGACCGAAAAACGGGATGATAGTAGTCAACCTTATCAAATTCCAACGCATTGTCCTGTTTGTAATAGCGAGTTAGTTCATTTAGACGAAGAAGTAGCCTTACGTTGTATCAATCCTAAGTGCCCAGCCCAGATCAAAGAAGGCTTGAATCATTTTGTTTCAAGAAATGCAATGAACATTGACGGATTAGGTCCACGTGTATTAGAACAAATGTATGATACTAACTTAGTTGCTGATGTAGCAGATCTGTACTTTTTAACGGAAGAACAATTAATGACGTTGGAAAAAATCAAAGAAAAATCAGCAAATAACATTTACAAAGCAATTGCTGCAAGTCGTGACAATTCGGTTGAGCGCTTGATTTTTGGTTTAGGCATTCGTCATGTAGGTTCGAAGGCAGCTAAGGTGTTAGCAGAACATTTTGGGGATCTTTGGGCAATTAGTAAAGCGACAAAAGAAGAAGTTGTAGCACTAGATTCGATGGGCGAAATCATAGCAGATAGTCTGGTCACATATTTTGACAATGAAGAAGTGCATGAATTGATGGATGAGTTGACTAAAGCTGGTGTGAATTTTAACTATAAAGGGATTCGTACAGCCCAACTTGAAGCTGTAGAGTCACCATTTAAAGATAAGACAGTCGTTTTAACAGGAAAATTGACGCATTACAATCGAGAAGAAGCGAAAGAAAAGATTGAAAATTTAGGCGGTAAAGTGACAGGTAGTGTCTCTAAAAAAACAGACATTGTGGTTGCTGGTGAAGATGCCGGTAGTAAATTGACGAAGGCGCAAGACCTTGGAAGCGAAGTCTGGGATGAACAACAAATGGTCACAGCAATCGATAATAGCTACACAAAAGAAGAGGATGAGTAG
- the pnuC gene encoding nicotinamide riboside transporter PnuC has product MSSNFIINDFKGWERKNYLFLLTMIGVQLVAFLFNPSSWITLVGGLSGIICVNLIAQGKASNYIFGFISALIIGYFGFKTRVYAEVLLQSFYIIMDVTGLYAWLKASEDGSGNVTDVKTLKGIQWLYAGLVWFGIGMIAYFLLGFVNDAQQTLDAITFSVSATGMLLMIKRYQSQFVFWLVGNIFSLVLWFRAGTHAGGDYALFVMYCMYTFNSIYGMIHWLKLKNKQY; this is encoded by the coding sequence ATGAGTTCAAATTTTATTATCAATGATTTTAAAGGATGGGAGCGAAAGAACTATCTTTTTTTACTTACGATGATTGGTGTACAATTAGTTGCGTTTTTGTTTAACCCTTCTAGCTGGATTACTTTAGTAGGTGGATTATCTGGTATTATTTGTGTTAACCTAATCGCTCAAGGCAAGGCGAGCAATTACATTTTTGGGTTTATAAGTGCATTGATCATAGGGTATTTTGGTTTTAAAACGCGAGTATATGCTGAAGTTTTACTTCAAAGTTTTTACATTATAATGGATGTTACTGGTCTATATGCTTGGTTAAAAGCTAGCGAAGATGGATCTGGGAATGTAACTGACGTGAAAACATTGAAAGGTATCCAGTGGCTGTATGCGGGGTTAGTTTGGTTTGGAATCGGTATGATTGCCTATTTTCTTTTAGGCTTTGTCAATGATGCCCAGCAAACGTTAGATGCCATAACATTCAGTGTTTCGGCAACTGGCATGCTATTGATGATCAAAAGATACCAGTCACAATTTGTATTTTGGTTAGTAGGAAATATTTTTTCTTTAGTCTTATGGTTTAGAGCAGGAACACATGCTGGTGGAGACTATGCTTTGTTTGTTATGTATTGTATGTATACATTTAATTCTATTTACGGTATGATTCATTGGTTAAAATTAAAAAATAAACAATATTAG
- a CDS encoding diacylglycerol kinase, which translates to MKKARVIYNPTSGKELVKKNLADILSVVEECGYETSTFATTPEENSAKNEARRVAELGFDLIVAAGGDGTINEVVNGIAPLEKRPTMAIIPAGTTNDYARALKIPRDNILKAAEVIKKNQTVKMDIGKAQDSYFINIAAGGHLTELTYEVPSELKSIFGYLAYLAKGAEMLPRVKPIKMRMEYDEGVYEGNASMFFLGLTNSVGGFEKIAPDAKLDDGKFSLIIVKTANVFEILHLAALMLNGGKHIEDNRLIYTKTSHLRAETLEPNSRMMINLDGEYGGDAPMEFTNLHQHIEMFANADAIPSNAIMGSVLDDYDDDSDEEDEYLETSKEFVKEVERLTEEDIDNNGKIG; encoded by the coding sequence ATGAAAAAAGCAAGAGTGATTTATAATCCAACTTCAGGTAAAGAGTTAGTGAAGAAAAACCTAGCTGATATTCTTTCTGTGGTGGAAGAATGCGGATATGAAACCAGTACTTTTGCTACAACTCCAGAAGAGAATTCTGCAAAAAACGAAGCTCGCCGAGTGGCAGAGTTAGGCTTTGACCTAATTGTTGCAGCCGGCGGTGACGGAACGATCAATGAAGTTGTAAATGGGATCGCTCCTTTAGAAAAAAGACCAACAATGGCGATCATTCCTGCTGGAACAACCAATGATTATGCAAGAGCATTGAAAATCCCTAGAGATAATATTCTTAAAGCAGCCGAAGTCATCAAAAAAAATCAAACAGTTAAAATGGATATTGGGAAAGCGCAGGATAGCTATTTTATCAATATTGCGGCAGGTGGTCATTTAACAGAATTGACGTATGAGGTCCCTTCAGAACTCAAAAGTATTTTTGGCTACTTAGCTTATTTAGCAAAAGGTGCTGAAATGTTACCACGAGTGAAACCAATCAAGATGCGCATGGAATATGATGAAGGTGTTTATGAAGGGAATGCTTCAATGTTTTTCTTAGGCTTGACTAATTCTGTTGGTGGTTTTGAAAAGATTGCACCTGACGCGAAGCTTGATGATGGAAAATTCTCTTTGATTATTGTGAAGACAGCTAATGTATTTGAAATTCTACACTTAGCAGCGCTGATGCTAAACGGCGGTAAACACATAGAAGATAATCGTTTGATCTATACTAAGACTAGCCATTTACGTGCAGAAACACTTGAACCAAATAGTCGTATGATGATCAATTTAGATGGAGAATACGGCGGTGATGCACCGATGGAATTTACGAATTTACATCAGCATATCGAAATGTTTGCCAATGCAGATGCTATTCCCTCTAACGCAATCATGGGGTCTGTTTTAGATGATTACGATGATGATTCAGATGAAGAAGATGAATATCTGGAAACAAGTAAAGAGTTTGTCAAAGAAGTAGAACGCTTGACCGAAGAAGACATTGATAATAATGGAAAAATTGGTTAA
- the rlmD gene encoding 23S rRNA (uracil(1939)-C(5))-methyltransferase RlmD, with product MNNFPVNKNETIEVDIIDLTHEGMGVAKVDGYPLFIENALPGEKIEIKVLKVGKSFGYGKVVTILKSSEDRVPVKDANFTKVGISPLQHLAYGAQLTFKTDQVKNVMQRVAKLPDVPVLNTLGMNNPWGYRNKAQIPVRKIGDKLQTGFFRKNSHDLIPLEHFYIQDPKIDEAVIKIRDIMRRYSIKPYNESDNTGNLRHIVVRRGYHTGEMMVVLITRTAKLFPTSKIIPDILEALPEVVSIVQNVNPKKTNVIFGDETILLHGEDKMIDTIFDLKFEISSRSFYQVNPQQTEVMYNKVKEYAALTGDEIVVDAYCGIGTIGLTLAKDAKHVYGVEVIEEAVKNAESNAKLNEITNATFTAGLAEEALPRMIENDIKPDVVIVDPPRKGLEASLVETLIETKPARIVYVSCNPATLARDLALLVEGGFEVKEVQPVDNFPQTTHIESVTLLTRAV from the coding sequence ATGAATAATTTTCCAGTAAACAAAAATGAAACAATCGAAGTTGATATTATTGATTTGACACATGAAGGAATGGGTGTTGCCAAAGTTGATGGTTACCCGCTTTTTATAGAAAATGCTTTGCCAGGTGAAAAAATTGAAATCAAAGTGCTGAAAGTCGGAAAAAGTTTTGGCTACGGAAAAGTAGTGACGATTTTAAAATCAAGTGAAGACCGTGTACCAGTTAAAGATGCGAATTTTACAAAAGTTGGGATCAGCCCATTACAGCATTTAGCGTATGGTGCTCAATTAACATTTAAAACTGACCAAGTAAAAAATGTAATGCAACGTGTTGCAAAATTACCGGATGTTCCTGTTTTAAATACGTTAGGCATGAACAATCCTTGGGGTTACCGTAATAAAGCACAGATCCCAGTGAGAAAAATTGGGGACAAACTACAAACTGGATTCTTCAGAAAAAACAGTCATGATCTAATTCCTTTAGAACATTTCTATATTCAAGATCCAAAAATCGATGAAGCAGTGATTAAGATCCGTGATATCATGAGACGTTACAGCATCAAACCTTATAACGAATCAGATAACACAGGAAACTTACGTCATATTGTTGTTCGTCGTGGCTACCACACGGGTGAGATGATGGTTGTGTTGATTACAAGAACAGCAAAATTATTCCCAACAAGTAAAATTATTCCTGATATTTTAGAAGCTTTACCAGAAGTAGTCAGCATCGTGCAAAACGTCAATCCGAAGAAAACCAACGTGATTTTTGGGGATGAAACGATTCTATTACATGGTGAAGATAAAATGATCGATACGATTTTTGATTTGAAATTTGAAATCTCATCTCGTTCGTTCTATCAAGTAAATCCGCAACAAACAGAAGTAATGTACAATAAAGTCAAAGAATACGCTGCTTTAACGGGCGATGAAATCGTTGTAGATGCGTATTGTGGAATCGGTACGATTGGTTTAACCTTAGCCAAAGATGCCAAACACGTTTATGGTGTGGAAGTCATTGAAGAAGCAGTGAAAAATGCGGAAAGTAATGCCAAATTGAACGAAATCACAAACGCAACCTTTACTGCTGGTTTAGCGGAAGAAGCACTACCAAGAATGATCGAAAATGACATCAAGCCTGATGTTGTGATCGTCGATCCTCCACGTAAAGGGTTAGAAGCAAGTTTAGTTGAGACCTTGATTGAAACAAAACCAGCACGAATCGTTTATGTGAGCTGTAATCCAGCAACATTGGCACGTGATTTGGCTCTACTTGTTGAAGGCGGTTTTGAAGTCAAAGAAGT
- the gatC gene encoding Asp-tRNA(Asn)/Glu-tRNA(Gln) amidotransferase subunit GatC — protein MAISEEQAKHVAKLSKLSFSDGELKDFTDQLGKIIDMVELLEEVDTEGVPFTSNVAQSINVMREDVVTPGMDRNELMKNVPESENGYIKVPAIIDNGEAGA, from the coding sequence ATGGCAATCAGTGAAGAACAAGCAAAACATGTAGCCAAGTTGTCTAAATTGTCTTTTTCCGATGGAGAATTAAAAGACTTTACCGATCAACTAGGTAAAATTATCGACATGGTAGAATTATTAGAAGAAGTAGATACGGAAGGTGTTCCATTTACCTCTAATGTAGCGCAATCGATCAATGTAATGCGAGAAGATGTCGTTACACCTGGTATGGATCGCAATGAATTAATGAAAAACGTACCTGAATCAGAAAATGGCTATATCAAAGTGCCAGCAATTATCGACAATGGGGAGGCTGGTGCATAA